The Niastella koreensis GR20-10 genome includes a window with the following:
- a CDS encoding MFS transporter yields the protein MSADPVANDQSSPFVAIRIKEFRLFIIQRFFFIMAMRMIATVIGWKMYQLTKNPLALAFVGLSEAVPAISLALYSGHVVDKSDKRTLLLRNLIFYFLCSTAFLFITFQHTEVSLGKKFVQFAIYGVMFCTGVVRSFTGPATSSILAQLVPKTILPNAVTWSSTTWLTASVLGHASAGFLVAYTGYTGTFSLIMLYIGIAAVALFQVERKPILHSDKGQATWESVKEGVRYVFRTRELLGALSLDMLAVLFGGTTAMIPFFAGDILHVGAIGFGWLNAAADIGSMIIILTLTFFPLRKKQGLILLFVVAGFGLSIITFGISAIYWLSFFALLVSGALDGISVVIRGTILQLKTPDEMRGRVSAVNSMFINSSNEIGAFESGAAAKLLGIVPSVIFGGAMTLLVVGTMWFKAPTLRKFEY from the coding sequence ATGTCAGCCGATCCGGTAGCCAATGATCAATCAAGTCCCTTTGTAGCAATACGCATAAAAGAGTTTCGCCTGTTTATTATTCAGCGGTTTTTCTTCATCATGGCCATGCGTATGATTGCTACCGTAATAGGCTGGAAGATGTATCAACTTACTAAAAATCCGCTGGCGCTTGCCTTCGTAGGATTGTCGGAAGCCGTTCCTGCCATTTCACTGGCTTTGTATTCGGGGCACGTGGTTGACAAAAGCGACAAACGCACCCTGTTATTAAGAAATCTGATATTTTACTTCCTCTGTTCTACTGCCTTCCTGTTTATCACATTTCAGCATACCGAAGTAAGCCTGGGGAAGAAATTCGTTCAGTTTGCCATTTACGGGGTCATGTTCTGTACCGGCGTGGTGCGTTCATTTACAGGACCAGCCACCAGTTCTATTTTAGCACAGCTGGTACCCAAAACAATTTTACCTAATGCGGTTACCTGGAGCTCTACTACCTGGTTAACGGCCTCTGTACTGGGACATGCTTCAGCGGGTTTCCTGGTTGCCTATACAGGTTATACCGGTACCTTTTCGTTGATAATGCTTTATATAGGCATTGCAGCTGTTGCGCTGTTCCAGGTAGAACGCAAACCTATTTTGCATTCCGATAAGGGGCAGGCAACATGGGAAAGTGTAAAGGAAGGCGTACGGTATGTTTTTAGAACAAGAGAGTTGCTGGGCGCGTTATCGCTGGATATGCTGGCTGTTTTGTTTGGCGGCACTACTGCTATGATCCCCTTCTTTGCAGGTGATATTCTGCATGTAGGCGCCATAGGATTTGGCTGGTTGAATGCCGCAGCTGATATCGGCTCCATGATCATTATTTTAACGCTCACGTTCTTTCCGCTTCGTAAAAAGCAGGGCCTGATCCTGCTGTTTGTGGTGGCGGGTTTTGGGTTAAGTATTATAACTTTCGGCATCTCTGCCATCTACTGGCTCTCTTTCTTTGCTTTACTGGTGAGCGGCGCCCTCGATGGCATCAGTGTGGTAATACGCGGTACTATTCTGCAATTAAAAACGCCCGATGAAATGCGCGGGCGGGTATCTGCAGTAAACTCCATGTTCATTAACTCTTCCAATGAAATTGGCGCTTTTGAAAGCGGGGCAGCTGCCAAATTATTAGGCATTGTTCCTTCTGTGATCTTTGGCGGCGCCATGACCTTGTTGGTAGTGGGGACTATGTGGTTTAAAGCGCCAACTTTACGCAAATTTGAATATTGA
- the cysM gene encoding cysteine synthase CysM, translating into MASIIDLVGNTPMVEIKQLNPNPNVTIYAKLEGNNPGGSVKDRPALNMIRSALERGDIKPGSKLIEATSGNTGIALAMVATLFNLDIELVMPSTSTRERTLTMEAYGAKVTLLDSIEKCRDYAEEKAATGEYVILNQFSNPDNYKAHIKTTGPEIWRDTNQSITHFVSSMGTTGTIMGCSMFFKEKNPNIQIVGCQPTEDSSIPGIRRWPKEYLPRIFDPSRVDRIIDVSQQEATLTTRQLAKVEGVFAGMSSGGAASAAFRLAKELKEGVIVFIVCDRGDRYLSSELFG; encoded by the coding sequence ATGGCAAGCATTATAGACCTGGTAGGCAATACCCCGATGGTGGAGATCAAACAGCTCAATCCCAATCCCAATGTAACCATTTACGCCAAACTGGAAGGGAATAACCCGGGGGGAAGTGTGAAGGACCGGCCGGCGCTAAATATGATCAGATCGGCGCTGGAACGGGGTGATATTAAACCAGGTTCAAAATTGATTGAGGCTACAAGTGGTAACACCGGCATTGCCCTGGCCATGGTGGCTACCTTATTCAACCTTGATATTGAGCTGGTAATGCCTTCCACCTCCACCCGCGAACGTACGCTTACCATGGAAGCCTATGGCGCCAAAGTAACCTTGCTGGACAGCATTGAAAAATGCCGCGATTATGCTGAAGAGAAAGCAGCCACCGGTGAATATGTGATCCTGAACCAGTTCAGTAATCCGGATAACTATAAAGCCCATATAAAAACCACCGGTCCTGAAATCTGGCGTGATACCAACCAAAGCATCACCCATTTTGTAAGCTCCATGGGTACTACCGGCACCATTATGGGCTGTTCCATGTTTTTTAAAGAAAAGAACCCCAACATACAGATAGTAGGTTGCCAGCCAACTGAAGACTCCTCTATTCCCGGTATTCGCCGCTGGCCTAAGGAATATCTGCCCAGGATCTTCGATCCCAGCCGGGTTGACCGCATCATAGACGTATCGCAACAGGAGGCTACCCTTACCACCCGCCAACTGGCAAAGGTGGAAGGCGTTTTTGCCGGAATGAGCAGTGGCGGCGCCGCCTCTGCCGCATTCAGACTGGCCAAAGAGTTGAAGGAAGGCGTGATCGTGTTCATCGTTTGCGACCGGGGCGACAGGTACCTCAGCAGCGAGCTGTTTGGCTAA
- a CDS encoding DUF4242 domain-containing protein yields the protein MPKFVIEREMPGAGDLSQEQLRDASQHSCEVLTDMGPQIQWVHSYVTDNKIYCIYNAPDEAAIKQHAQQAGFPANKISRVKAIIDPTTAEV from the coding sequence ATGCCAAAATTCGTCATCGAAAGGGAAATGCCCGGAGCAGGAGATCTTTCACAAGAACAACTACGCGACGCTTCTCAACACTCATGCGAGGTTTTAACTGATATGGGTCCACAGATACAATGGGTGCATAGTTATGTAACCGACAACAAGATCTATTGTATTTATAACGCTCCGGATGAAGCTGCCATTAAGCAACATGCGCAACAGGCAGGGTTTCCAGCCAATAAAATAAGCCGGGTGAAGGCGATTATTGATCCAACTACTGCGGAGGTGTGA
- a CDS encoding sterol desaturase family protein: MNSLREQILILTSTPIYAIIIGLELLLSNYHHRKLYTWKDTAANVYLMLMNGALDLLLRGFYLVVLDYCYRHSIFSFSHVVVYWVMLLLLEDFMYYWLHRFDHEVRFFWAVHVTHHSSEHFNFTVGFRSSVFQPLYRFIYFIPLAYMGFKPIDIIFIYSATQIWGIFVHTKLINKMGFLEYFLVTPSHHRVHHASNAKYLDKNMGMFLIIWDKMFGTFQPELVDTDYQPIKFGLTKPIEKETPSTIIFHEWVAIWKDITRKDIGFKDKWNYLFGPPGWSHDGSRQTSEEMRAEENGQPTASLQEEPVIAMKR; this comes from the coding sequence ATGAATTCCCTGCGTGAACAAATATTGATTCTTACCAGTACGCCTATCTACGCGATTATTATCGGGTTAGAGCTGCTGTTAAGTAACTACCACCACCGAAAGCTGTATACCTGGAAAGATACCGCCGCCAATGTTTACCTGATGTTGATGAACGGCGCTCTTGACCTGTTGCTTCGCGGATTTTATTTAGTGGTACTGGATTACTGTTATCGCCATAGCATATTTTCCTTTAGCCATGTAGTGGTATACTGGGTGATGTTGTTGTTGCTGGAAGATTTTATGTACTACTGGCTGCACCGGTTCGATCATGAAGTCCGTTTCTTCTGGGCCGTGCATGTTACGCATCACTCATCAGAACATTTTAATTTCACCGTAGGCTTCCGGTCTTCGGTATTTCAACCCTTATACCGGTTCATTTACTTTATTCCCCTGGCCTACATGGGCTTTAAACCAATAGACATTATTTTCATTTATTCAGCCACGCAGATCTGGGGCATTTTTGTACATACCAAGCTCATCAACAAAATGGGCTTCCTGGAATACTTCCTGGTAACACCTTCCCACCACCGGGTACACCATGCTTCAAATGCCAAATACCTGGATAAGAACATGGGTATGTTCCTGATTATCTGGGATAAAATGTTCGGTACCTTTCAACCTGAATTAGTCGACACCGATTACCAGCCCATAAAATTTGGCTTAACCAAGCCAATTGAAAAAGAAACGCCTTCTACCATCATCTTTCATGAATGGGTGGCCATTTGGAAAGACATTACCCGTAAAGACATTGGCTTTAAGGACAAATGGAATTACCTGTTTGGCCCGCCCGGCTGGAGCCATGATGGCAGCCGCCAAACCAGCGAAGAAATGCGGGCAGAAGAGAACGGTCAACCCACTGCTTCTTTACAAGAGGAGCCGGTTATCGCCATGAAGCGATAG
- a CDS encoding YkgJ family cysteine cluster protein: MAAHRDNNEQIGGLEDGIWKKKSAEHQKQYSNMLKRADRNKVLKKLPDLHEEAFSKIDCLQCAACCKNYSPRFKTPDIKRISKHLKMKESVFIETYLRLDEEGDYVVKQTPCAFLGADNYCSIYEVRPSDCERFPYTDEDVILKRQPLTLKNSTFCPAVYYVLERLLKEEK; the protein is encoded by the coding sequence ATGGCAGCGCATCGTGACAATAATGAGCAGATTGGGGGCCTGGAAGATGGCATCTGGAAAAAGAAAAGTGCTGAGCATCAGAAACAGTACAGTAATATGCTGAAACGGGCAGACCGCAACAAAGTGTTGAAAAAATTGCCCGATCTGCATGAGGAAGCTTTTTCAAAAATTGATTGTCTGCAATGTGCGGCCTGTTGTAAAAATTATTCACCGCGTTTTAAGACGCCTGATATCAAGCGTATCAGCAAGCACCTTAAAATGAAGGAGAGCGTGTTTATTGAAACTTACCTGCGTTTGGATGAAGAAGGGGATTATGTGGTAAAACAAACGCCCTGCGCGTTTTTAGGAGCAGATAATTATTGCAGTATTTATGAAGTTCGCCCGTCTGATTGCGAACGGTTCCCATATACCGATGAAGACGTGATTTTGAAGCGGCAGCCGCTTACGTTGAAGAATTCAACATTCTGTCCTGCCGTTTATTATGTGTTGGAGAGGTTATTGAAGGAGGAGAAGTAG
- the gcvP gene encoding aminomethyl-transferring glycine dehydrogenase, producing MNLFEQQNTEFIRRHIGPTESETRQMLQVIGETSLDALVDKTVPAGIRMAESLSIPPSISEYEYLQLIKDISLKNKVYKTYIGQGYYDTITPSVILRNIFENPGWYTQYTPYQAEISQGRLESLLNFQTMVSDLTALPLTNASLLDEATAAAEAMTMFFNLLNKDHEHIVRPKFFVDNDTYPQTKDVVVTRGIPVGIEVVFGDYRTASIDETYFGALVQYPNDKGAIEDYRDFINKVHQAGGYVAMATDLLALTLLTPPGELGADVAFGSAQRFGVPLGFGGPHAAFFSAKDDFKRSIPGRIIGVSIDAQNNRALRMALQTREQHIKREKATSNICTAQALLANMAAMYAVYHGPDGLIKIAKRVTVLANALAEELEAEGYELLHKNFFDTIVFRAPNADAIRQKAEAAEINFRYYGNNLVGISLDETTTLSEVLDILLLLDQPNDHSVASFSVSEDAVLYNIPNNLTRTSSFLTHPVFNSHHSETEMMRYIKRLENKDLSLNTSMISLGSCTMKLNAASEMIPLSWQHWSKMHPFAPADQTQGYKQITDELSSYLCDITAFDACSLQPNSGAQGEYAGLLVIRAYHASRNESHRNVMLIPISAHGTNPASAVMVGMKVVVVKALENGYIDVEDLKAKAEQYSKNLAGIMITYPSTYGVYEETVKEITQIIHQHGGQVYMDGANMNAQVGLTAPGLIGADVCHLNLHKTFAIPHGGGGPGMGPICVKAHLAKFLPGHVSIGNQQSAMGNGQLKAENSDSFHHAVSAAPYGSASILLISYAYIRMLGAVGVRKATEYAILNANYMRARLEGQYDILYTNHNGECAHEFIVDLRPFKKSAEIEAEDVAKRLMDYGFHAPTLSFPVPGTIMIEPTESEDKAELDRFCDAMLSIREEIRAIEEGKADKKDNALKNAPHTQHVVISSDWKHGYTREQAAFPLSYIRENKFWPSVARVNNTYGDRNLICTCEPVSSYVEAEA from the coding sequence ATGAATCTTTTTGAACAACAGAATACAGAATTCATCCGTCGACACATTGGACCCACTGAATCTGAAACCCGCCAAATGCTGCAGGTCATTGGTGAAACCAGCCTGGATGCTCTGGTTGATAAAACAGTGCCCGCCGGAATAAGAATGGCCGAATCGCTCAGCATTCCTCCTTCCATCAGCGAGTATGAGTACCTGCAACTGATCAAAGACATCTCGTTAAAAAACAAAGTATACAAAACCTATATCGGCCAGGGGTATTACGACACCATAACGCCCAGCGTTATTTTGCGCAACATTTTTGAAAACCCAGGCTGGTATACCCAATACACGCCGTACCAGGCTGAAATTTCACAGGGCCGCCTCGAAAGCCTGTTGAACTTTCAAACCATGGTAAGCGACCTCACTGCTTTACCGCTTACCAACGCTTCGCTGCTCGACGAAGCAACTGCCGCCGCCGAAGCCATGACCATGTTCTTCAATTTACTGAACAAGGACCATGAGCACATCGTTCGCCCCAAATTCTTTGTTGACAACGATACCTATCCCCAAACAAAAGATGTAGTGGTTACCCGCGGGATACCTGTAGGCATTGAAGTAGTGTTTGGCGATTATCGCACTGCCAGCATCGACGAAACTTATTTCGGCGCACTGGTACAATATCCAAACGACAAAGGCGCCATAGAAGACTACCGCGACTTTATCAATAAAGTGCACCAGGCTGGTGGTTATGTAGCCATGGCTACCGATCTGCTGGCGCTTACCCTGTTAACACCTCCCGGCGAACTGGGCGCCGATGTGGCCTTCGGTTCTGCCCAACGTTTTGGTGTTCCATTGGGTTTTGGTGGCCCGCACGCTGCCTTCTTTTCTGCCAAAGACGATTTCAAACGCAGCATTCCCGGCCGTATCATTGGGGTGAGCATAGATGCCCAGAACAACCGCGCCCTGCGCATGGCATTGCAAACCCGTGAACAACACATCAAACGCGAAAAAGCCACCAGTAACATTTGTACCGCCCAGGCCCTGCTGGCCAATATGGCTGCCATGTATGCCGTGTACCATGGTCCTGATGGTTTGATCAAGATCGCTAAAAGAGTGACTGTGCTGGCCAATGCCCTGGCTGAAGAACTGGAAGCGGAAGGCTATGAGCTGTTGCACAAAAACTTCTTCGATACCATTGTATTTAGAGCACCAAACGCAGACGCTATCCGTCAAAAAGCCGAAGCAGCAGAAATCAACTTCCGCTACTATGGCAATAACCTGGTAGGGATTTCACTCGATGAAACCACTACCCTCAGCGAAGTGCTGGATATTCTATTGCTCCTCGATCAACCGAACGACCACAGCGTGGCCAGCTTCAGTGTAAGCGAAGATGCCGTGTTGTATAACATACCCAACAACTTAACCCGTACCAGCAGTTTCTTAACGCACCCGGTGTTCAACAGCCACCACAGTGAAACAGAAATGATGCGGTACATCAAGCGTTTGGAGAACAAAGACCTGTCACTGAACACTTCAATGATCTCACTCGGCAGCTGTACCATGAAGTTGAATGCCGCCAGTGAAATGATTCCTTTAAGCTGGCAGCACTGGAGCAAAATGCACCCCTTTGCACCAGCCGATCAAACACAAGGCTACAAACAAATCACCGATGAACTGAGCAGCTACCTGTGCGACATTACCGCCTTTGACGCCTGCAGCCTGCAGCCCAACAGCGGCGCCCAGGGTGAATATGCCGGCTTGTTAGTGATCCGTGCTTACCACGCCAGCCGCAATGAATCACATCGTAATGTAATGCTCATTCCTATCTCTGCACACGGCACCAACCCTGCCAGCGCAGTAATGGTAGGCATGAAAGTAGTGGTGGTAAAAGCATTGGAGAATGGTTACATCGATGTAGAAGACCTGAAAGCAAAGGCTGAACAATACAGTAAGAACCTGGCCGGTATCATGATCACTTACCCAAGCACATATGGGGTGTATGAAGAAACCGTAAAAGAGATCACACAGATCATTCACCAGCACGGTGGGCAGGTTTACATGGACGGGGCCAACATGAACGCCCAGGTAGGTTTAACTGCCCCTGGTTTAATTGGCGCCGATGTATGTCACCTGAACCTGCATAAAACATTCGCAATCCCCCACGGCGGCGGCGGGCCCGGCATGGGTCCCATTTGTGTAAAAGCGCATTTGGCTAAGTTCTTACCAGGCCACGTATCAATCGGCAATCAACAATCGGCAATGGGCAATGGCCAACTGAAAGCCGAAAATTCCGACAGTTTTCATCATGCGGTTAGTGCAGCCCCCTATGGCAGCGCTTCCATTCTGCTCATCAGCTATGCATACATCAGAATGCTGGGCGCTGTTGGCGTTCGCAAAGCCACTGAATATGCTATCCTGAATGCGAATTATATGCGTGCCCGCCTGGAAGGTCAGTACGATATCCTGTACACCAACCACAATGGCGAATGTGCGCACGAGTTTATTGTTGACCTGCGTCCGTTCAAAAAGAGTGCAGAAATTGAAGCCGAAGACGTAGCCAAACGTTTAATGGACTATGGCTTCCACGCTCCTACCCTCAGCTTCCCTGTGCCAGGCACCATCATGATTGAGCCTACAGAGAGCGAGGACAAAGCCGAGCTGGACCGCTTCTGCGATGCCATGTTAAGCATCCGCGAAGAGATCCGCGCCATTGAAGAAGGCAAGGCCGATAAAAAAGACAATGCATTAAAAAATGCACCGCATACGCAACACGTGGTTATCAGCTCTGACTGGAAACACGGTTACACCCGCGAACAGGCTGCGTTCCCGCTGTCATACATTCGTGAAAACAAATTCTGGCCAAGTGTGGCAAGAGTGAACAACACGTATGGCGACCGGAACCTGATCTGTACCTGTGAGCCGGTTAGTTCGTATGTAGAAGCAGAAGCGTAA
- a CDS encoding nuclear transport factor 2 family protein: MKQFLLAAICLVVVAACKNEPDKTTQTAIAGETTTTPGPVAFADQKYVDLGKKAWELFEAGDIDGWAGKFADNAIFRWSAGDSLAGKAAIVKYWKDRRTNVIDSLHFSNEIWLPLNVNQPQSIEQKGVWLLNWYKVKATYKNKKTLSFWVHTDMHFTNDNLIDEVIQYIDRAPINEALGKK; encoded by the coding sequence ATGAAACAATTCCTGTTGGCAGCAATCTGCCTGGTTGTAGTCGCAGCCTGTAAAAATGAACCTGATAAAACAACGCAAACAGCGATAGCCGGTGAAACAACAACGACGCCCGGCCCTGTAGCGTTTGCCGATCAGAAGTATGTTGATCTCGGTAAGAAAGCCTGGGAACTTTTTGAAGCAGGTGATATTGATGGCTGGGCGGGTAAATTTGCCGATAATGCCATCTTCCGCTGGTCAGCGGGCGATAGCCTGGCAGGTAAAGCAGCCATTGTTAAATACTGGAAAGACCGCAGAACGAATGTAATTGACAGCCTGCATTTCAGCAATGAGATCTGGCTGCCCTTAAACGTTAATCAACCACAAAGCATAGAACAAAAAGGCGTTTGGCTTTTAAACTGGTATAAGGTAAAAGCCACCTATAAGAACAAAAAAACGCTCTCCTTCTGGGTGCATACCGATATGCACTTTACCAACGATAACCTGATCGATGAAGTAATACAATATATTGACCGGGCACCCATTAATGAAGCGCTGGGGAAGAAATAA
- a CDS encoding sterol desaturase family protein, with protein sequence MHVLYDQIMLLLTTPLYVLIIGAELLISHLEGVKSYTWKNTFHNFLLSILTGLTDLAMRGISLIVLTFFFSISFFTWQHSIAYWVILLLLVDGMHYWLHRLGHYSRFFWAVHVNHHSSKQYNFTVGFRTGVLEPFYSFLFFVPIAFAGFRPIDIFFIYSVGQVWAILTHTEKIKKLGWLEYIFVTPSHHRVHHASNPRYLDRNMGTVFIFWDKLFGTFQQELPAQQYEPIRYGITHELENDNIPTLIFHEWRAIVRDMRRKDLSLKQRLMYLFGPPGWSHDGHSMTSRELRLQEHIKKNPSTGC encoded by the coding sequence ATGCATGTATTGTACGACCAGATCATGTTGCTTTTAACAACACCACTGTATGTACTGATCATTGGCGCAGAATTACTGATCAGTCACCTGGAGGGCGTTAAATCATATACCTGGAAAAATACTTTTCATAATTTTCTCCTGAGCATCTTAACCGGTTTAACCGATCTCGCCATGCGCGGGATAAGCCTCATCGTACTCACCTTCTTTTTCAGTATCAGCTTTTTTACATGGCAGCATTCCATTGCCTATTGGGTTATACTCTTATTGTTGGTAGATGGAATGCATTACTGGCTGCACCGGCTGGGACATTATTCCCGGTTCTTCTGGGCAGTGCATGTGAACCATCATAGCAGTAAACAGTATAATTTCACCGTTGGCTTTCGCACTGGCGTGCTGGAACCCTTTTATAGTTTCCTGTTCTTTGTGCCCATCGCATTCGCCGGGTTCAGGCCTATTGATATCTTCTTCATCTATTCAGTTGGACAGGTATGGGCCATACTCACCCATACAGAGAAAATAAAAAAACTGGGCTGGCTCGAATACATCTTCGTTACCCCCAGTCACCACCGCGTTCACCATGCATCCAACCCCAGATACCTCGACAGGAACATGGGTACTGTGTTCATTTTCTGGGATAAATTATTCGGCACTTTTCAACAGGAATTACCCGCGCAACAATATGAACCCATCCGGTATGGCATTACCCACGAACTGGAAAATGACAACATCCCTACCCTTATTTTTCATGAATGGCGGGCCATAGTACGGGATATGCGCCGGAAGGATCTCAGTTTAAAACAAAGATTAATGTATCTTTTTGGGCCGCCCGGCTGGAGCCACGACGGACACAGCATGACAAGTAGGGAGCTGCGGTTACAGGAACATATTAAAAAAAATCCTTCCACCGGTTGTTAA
- a CDS encoding cation:proton antiporter → MSHLPTLIRDLALILAIAGVTTLLFKKLKQPVVLGYILAGILVGPNFSLLPSISDLDGVKVWADIGVIFLLFSLGLEFSFKKLVNIGGTAGVTGIFEIICMVGLGFVTGKLMGWPFMDCIFLGGIIAISSTTIIIRAFDELGVKTRKFASVVLGVLVVEDLMAVLLMVVLSTLAVSREFAGMEMLYSVLKLVFFLFLWFLSGIFLIPGFLKWGRKIMNDETMLVISLGLCLMMVVAATYAGFSAPLGAFIMGSILAETPQAEKIEHLVQPVKNLFGAVFFVSVGLLIEPDMLMKYIGPVFILSFVVILGKTINVTFGALLSGQPLKQSLQSGMSLAQIGEFSFIIATLGLTLQVTSDYLYPIAVGVSVITTFTTPYMIRLADPFFNWLAPKLPIKWRMAINQYSTGAQTIQAESEWRIVLRSYLTVMATNSVIVIAMVLLSGTYLLPFIRQSVHGDVLSSIITIVITLMAAAPFLWALAIRKMHSLSYRNLWLDKKYNHGPLVMLEVVRNVILVVLVGFMVDQLFSTFIAFVAILPVIVVVLLVFSRRLNSFYARIEKRFLTNLNQREQMQSSASGDLTPWDAHMAFFTMPPESTVVGKSLKDLAWREQYGINIAYIERGSITITAPERTDVLYPFDKIAVIGTDVQLEQFRSILESAILPAKNGEEEITLTRVIVDEHIAVRGKTLRNSGIREATNGLIVGIERNGQRILNPDSTTVFEWDDIVWIVGDRKKIEDLKESGMKQ, encoded by the coding sequence ATGTCCCACTTACCAACGCTTATACGAGATCTTGCGCTGATACTGGCTATTGCCGGTGTAACCACCCTGTTATTTAAAAAATTAAAACAACCCGTTGTGCTGGGATATATCCTGGCGGGGATACTGGTAGGGCCTAATTTCTCCTTACTGCCTTCTATCAGTGATCTCGATGGCGTAAAAGTTTGGGCCGATATCGGGGTGATCTTCCTGTTATTCAGCCTGGGTTTGGAGTTTAGTTTTAAAAAGCTGGTGAATATTGGCGGTACAGCCGGCGTTACCGGCATCTTCGAAATCATTTGTATGGTGGGGTTAGGGTTTGTAACCGGTAAGCTGATGGGCTGGCCGTTTATGGATTGTATTTTCCTCGGTGGCATCATTGCTATTTCTTCTACTACCATCATTATACGGGCATTTGATGAATTAGGTGTAAAAACAAGAAAATTCGCCAGTGTGGTGTTGGGGGTACTGGTAGTGGAAGACCTGATGGCGGTATTGCTGATGGTAGTGCTGTCTACTTTGGCTGTAAGCCGTGAGTTTGCGGGCATGGAAATGCTGTATTCGGTATTGAAGCTGGTGTTCTTTTTATTTCTCTGGTTCCTCTCCGGGATCTTCCTGATCCCCGGTTTTTTGAAATGGGGCCGTAAAATAATGAATGACGAAACCATGCTCGTTATTTCATTAGGGCTGTGTTTGATGATGGTGGTGGCTGCTACCTATGCCGGGTTTTCGGCCCCGTTAGGCGCTTTTATTATGGGGTCTATCCTCGCCGAAACACCGCAGGCGGAAAAGATCGAGCACCTGGTTCAACCCGTAAAGAATTTATTCGGCGCGGTATTTTTTGTATCTGTAGGATTGCTGATAGAACCGGATATGTTGATGAAATACATCGGGCCGGTATTTATATTGTCGTTTGTTGTGATCCTTGGTAAAACAATCAACGTAACATTTGGCGCCCTGTTATCGGGGCAGCCATTAAAGCAATCGCTGCAGTCGGGCATGAGCCTGGCGCAGATTGGGGAGTTCTCCTTTATCATTGCCACGCTGGGGTTGACGTTACAGGTAACCAGCGATTATTTATATCCGATAGCTGTTGGCGTGTCGGTGATTACCACATTTACCACGCCGTATATGATCAGGCTGGCCGATCCGTTTTTTAACTGGCTGGCGCCCAAACTGCCAATAAAATGGCGAATGGCCATTAACCAGTACAGTACCGGTGCACAGACCATTCAGGCCGAAAGCGAATGGCGCATTGTATTGCGATCGTACCTGACAGTGATGGCCACCAATTCGGTGATCGTGATTGCCATGGTTTTATTATCGGGCACATATTTGTTGCCTTTTATCAGGCAAAGTGTACATGGCGATGTATTGTCGAGCATCATCACGATTGTAATAACGTTGATGGCCGCCGCCCCGTTCTTATGGGCCCTGGCGATACGTAAAATGCATTCCCTCTCTTACCGCAATTTGTGGCTCGATAAAAAGTATAACCATGGGCCGCTGGTGATGCTGGAAGTAGTGCGGAACGTGATATTAGTGGTGCTGGTAGGTTTTATGGTAGACCAGTTGTTCAGCACTTTTATTGCTTTTGTGGCCATACTACCGGTGATTGTAGTGGTATTGCTGGTATTCTCCCGCAGGCTGAATTCATTTTATGCACGGATTGAAAAACGCTTTTTAACGAACCTGAATCAACGGGAACAAATGCAAAGCTCGGCCTCAGGCGATCTAACGCCCTGGGATGCGCACATGGCCTTTTTTACCATGCCGCCCGAAAGCACCGTGGTGGGCAAATCGCTGAAAGACCTGGCCTGGCGGGAACAATACGGTATTAACATCGCTTATATTGAACGCGGTTCTATTACCATTACGGCGCCCGAGCGTACCGATGTGTTATATCCCTTCGACAAGATAGCAGTGATTGGTACCGATGTTCAACTGGAGCAGTTCCGTTCTATTCTTGAATCGGCGATCCTGCCTGCGAAGAACGGTGAAGAAGAGATCACACTTACCCGGGTGATCGTAGATGAACACATTGCGGTGCGGGGAAAGACTTTACGTAATTCCGGCATCCGGGAAGCTACCAACGGGTTGATAGTGGGTATTGAGCGCAATGGGCAGCGCATTCTGAACCCTGATTCCACTACCGTTTTTGAATGGGATGATATTGTGTGGATCGTAGGGGATAGGAAGAAGATAGAAGACCTGAAGGAGTCGGGGATGAAGCAATAA